In Rubrobacter radiotolerans DSM 5868, a genomic segment contains:
- a CDS encoding MBL fold metallo-hydrolase gives MRIETLDLGFQGRKEVIASYLLTGGGSAAIVETGPASCLEALLDGIKARNISPEDVEAVFLTHIHLDHAGGSGHVAEALPNARFYVHEVGAPHIADPSKLWKSASRIYGEERMEELWGEAKPVPGERITALEGEQESVPTAGGRLVAYDTPGHAYHHLAFFDPESRSLFAGDVAGVRLPGRSYVRPPTTPPEVHVEAWTGSIQRLRSLQPDFLYPTHFGGYTDVSRHLDELEVRLMSWLATVEERMEAGEGRDEIASALKEKGDAEMTEEGLSEEDSSQYDLAGNYGMLADGLMRYVTKKNR, from the coding sequence ATGAGAATAGAGACGCTAGACCTCGGGTTTCAGGGACGGAAGGAGGTCATCGCCTCCTACCTTTTGACGGGTGGCGGTTCGGCCGCGATCGTCGAGACCGGACCAGCGAGCTGCCTTGAGGCCCTGCTCGACGGCATCAAAGCCCGCAACATCTCCCCGGAGGACGTCGAGGCGGTCTTTCTGACGCACATCCACCTCGACCACGCGGGCGGCTCCGGGCACGTCGCCGAGGCGCTCCCGAACGCGCGGTTCTACGTCCACGAGGTCGGAGCGCCGCACATCGCCGATCCGTCGAAGCTCTGGAAGAGCGCGAGCCGTATCTACGGCGAGGAGCGGATGGAGGAACTGTGGGGAGAGGCGAAGCCCGTCCCCGGGGAGCGCATCACGGCTCTTGAGGGCGAGCAGGAGTCCGTTCCGACCGCCGGGGGCAGGCTCGTCGCCTACGACACCCCCGGCCACGCCTACCACCACCTCGCCTTCTTCGACCCGGAGTCGCGCTCGCTCTTTGCCGGGGACGTCGCCGGAGTGCGCCTGCCGGGTCGCTCCTACGTCCGTCCCCCGACCACACCCCCCGAGGTCCACGTCGAGGCCTGGACCGGAAGCATCCAGCGTCTCCGGAGCCTGCAGCCGGACTTTCTCTATCCGACCCACTTCGGCGGCTACACCGACGTCTCGCGACACCTCGACGAGCTGGAGGTCCGGCTGATGAGCTGGCTCGCCACCGTCGAGGAGCGGATGGAGGCCGGGGAGGGGCGGGACGAGATCGCCTCCGCCCTCAAGGAGAAGGGCGACGCCGAGATGACCGAGGAAGGTCTCTCGGAAGAGGACTCCTCCCAGTACGACCTCGCCGGAAACTACGGCATGCTCGCCGACGGCCTCATGCGCTACGTCACGAAAAAGAACCGCTAG
- a CDS encoding 2,3-bisphosphoglycerate-independent phosphoglycerate mutase codes for MRELSVKTESKIVLLVLDGLGGLPLEPGGETELEAASTPNLDELAKRSDLGLSRPVAAGVTPGSGPGHLGLFGYDPVRYVVGRGVLSALGVGMELTGNDLAARINFASKDSSGKISDRRAGRIPSEEGIRLVDLLNAKLDVEDAEVTVRHEKEYRAVVVFRGEGLSGHLSDTDPQRTGLEALPVEPEDSSNVAQRKSAHLANEFVKQANEILADEEAANTVLLRGFGMHPALPSFEETYRLDAAAIAAYPMYKGLARLAGMELKKEGEGIAGEFATLKESFADHDFFFIHIKPTDAAGEDGDFERKVSVIEEVDSLLPEVLGLEPDVLAVTGDHGTPSKMRAHSWHGVPFLLASSYTLPTAERFGERACAGGTLGVFPAEEIMGYLMGNAMKLNKFGA; via the coding sequence ATGCGAGAGTTGTCCGTCAAGACGGAATCGAAGATCGTCCTTCTCGTTCTCGACGGCCTCGGGGGGCTTCCCCTGGAGCCGGGTGGCGAGACGGAGCTGGAGGCGGCGAGCACCCCGAACCTCGACGAGCTTGCAAAGAGGAGCGACCTCGGGCTCTCGCGGCCCGTCGCGGCGGGAGTAACGCCGGGGAGCGGTCCCGGACACCTCGGGCTCTTCGGCTACGACCCGGTCCGCTACGTTGTCGGAAGAGGCGTCCTCTCCGCGCTCGGGGTCGGGATGGAGCTGACCGGCAACGACCTTGCCGCGAGGATCAACTTCGCAAGCAAGGACTCGTCGGGGAAGATCTCCGACCGCCGCGCCGGACGCATTCCCTCCGAGGAGGGCATCCGGCTCGTCGACCTCCTGAACGCAAAGCTCGACGTCGAAGACGCCGAGGTGACGGTCCGCCACGAGAAGGAGTACCGGGCCGTCGTCGTTTTCCGGGGCGAGGGTCTCTCGGGACACCTCTCCGACACGGACCCGCAGAGAACCGGCCTTGAGGCGCTTCCGGTGGAGCCCGAGGACTCCTCGAACGTCGCCCAGAGAAAGAGCGCGCACCTCGCAAACGAATTCGTGAAGCAGGCGAACGAAATCCTCGCGGACGAAGAGGCGGCGAATACGGTCCTTCTGCGGGGCTTCGGGATGCATCCGGCGCTGCCGTCCTTCGAGGAGACCTACCGCCTCGACGCGGCGGCGATCGCCGCCTACCCGATGTACAAGGGTCTCGCCCGGCTAGCCGGGATGGAGCTGAAGAAGGAGGGCGAGGGCATCGCCGGGGAGTTCGCGACGCTCAAGGAGAGCTTCGCCGACCACGACTTCTTCTTTATCCACATAAAGCCGACCGACGCCGCCGGAGAGGACGGCGACTTCGAGAGGAAGGTCTCCGTGATCGAGGAGGTGGACTCGCTGCTTCCGGAGGTCCTCGGCCTGGAGCCCGACGTGCTTGCGGTAACTGGCGACCACGGCACGCCCTCGAAGATGCGCGCCCACTCCTGGCACGGCGTCCCGTTCCTGCTCGCTTCGAGCTACACGCTGCCCACGGCGGAGCGCTTCGGAGAGCGGGCCTGCGCGGGCGGGACGCTCGGGGTCTTTCCGGCGGAGGAGATCATGGGCTACCTCATGGGCAACGCAATGAAGCTAAACAAGTTCGGTGCCTGA
- a CDS encoding uracil-DNA glycosylase, protein MPERRAPEPDLSGGDLPDDLDRLNAEVAECRACTRLVAWRERVAREKRAAFRDEVYWGRAVPGFGDPGAAVLVLGLAPAAHGANRTGRYFTGDRSGSFLMSSLHRTGFASQPRTERRDDDLKLYGAWISAAVRCVPPDNRPTPAERDACLLFLEREMQLLDVSVVVCLGGFAWDAVLRLFPVRPKPKFGHGAEVSVRTGERDVTLLGCYHPSQQNTFTGRLKPDMIDAVFRRAGSLAEPR, encoded by the coding sequence GTGCCTGAGAGAAGGGCTCCCGAACCGGACTTATCCGGAGGGGATCTCCCGGACGACCTCGACCGGCTGAACGCCGAGGTCGCCGAGTGTAGAGCCTGTACCCGGCTCGTTGCGTGGCGCGAGCGCGTGGCCCGGGAGAAGCGGGCGGCCTTTCGGGACGAGGTCTACTGGGGGCGAGCCGTCCCGGGCTTCGGGGACCCGGGGGCGGCAGTGCTCGTCCTCGGGCTCGCTCCGGCGGCGCACGGGGCGAACCGGACGGGGAGGTACTTCACCGGCGACCGCTCCGGCTCGTTTCTTATGTCCTCGCTTCACCGGACCGGGTTTGCCAGTCAGCCGAGGACCGAGCGCCGCGACGACGACCTGAAGCTCTACGGGGCCTGGATCTCCGCCGCCGTCCGGTGCGTCCCGCCGGACAACAGGCCCACCCCGGCAGAGCGCGACGCCTGTCTGCTGTTTCTAGAGCGCGAGATGCAGCTGCTCGACGTGAGCGTCGTTGTATGCCTCGGCGGCTTCGCCTGGGACGCCGTTCTGCGTCTCTTCCCCGTCCGGCCGAAGCCGAAGTTCGGGCACGGAGCGGAGGTATCTGTACGAACCGGAGAACGCGACGTTACCCTGCTTGGCTGCTACCACCCCTCGCAGCAGAATACCTTTACCGGACGCTTGAAGCCCGACATGATAGACGCCGTCTTCCGGAGGGCCGGGAGCCTCGCCGAACCCCGCTAG